One Bacillus spongiae DNA window includes the following coding sequences:
- a CDS encoding RDD family protein has protein sequence MSDNQLYESHPPEERIEEQIEILKKHETFVYAGFWMRLWAYVIDLIVIWSINGLVIYPIFRLFNLSLDNTSFFSAITITTTITFYAYFVLMTKFFQQTLGKIIFGLKVETIERNKLDWATVLFREVFGRYLSVTIWLLYIVIAFTKRKQGVHDLLADTTVVHERNAYLIQKQA, from the coding sequence ATGTCAGACAACCAACTATATGAATCTCATCCTCCCGAGGAACGAATTGAGGAGCAGATTGAAATACTTAAGAAACATGAGACATTCGTGTATGCTGGCTTTTGGATGAGATTGTGGGCATACGTGATCGATTTAATCGTAATATGGAGTATTAATGGTTTAGTTATTTATCCAATTTTTAGGCTATTTAATTTATCACTTGATAATACTAGTTTTTTTTCAGCGATTACAATTACAACGACCATTACGTTTTATGCGTATTTTGTGTTGATGACAAAGTTTTTTCAACAAACGCTTGGGAAGATTATCTTTGGCTTAAAAGTAGAAACGATTGAAAGAAATAAGCTAGATTGGGCCACCGTATTATTTCGCGAGGTTTTTGGTCGCTACCTCTCGGTGACCATTTGGTTGCTGTATATTGTGATTGCTTTTACGAAGAGGAAGCAAGGAGTTCACGATCTGTTAGCAGATACAACAGTAGTTCATGAAAGAAATGCGTACTTAATTCAAAAGCAAGCATAA
- the sppA gene encoding signal peptide peptidase SppA encodes MNGKRWLALALAAGLFFVSIGVNFVSSLLFGDIFSGLDVEETFGEEMLGEDVIEDGNPLSKIAVLEVDGVIQDGGDASSFFESVGYNHQFFMEQLKSVKEDSSVKGIILSVNTPGGGTAESAQIHEMLVKIKEETEKPLYVSMGSMAASGGYYISAPADKIFASRETMTGSLGVILQSINYSGLAEKYGVEFVTIKSGPYKDILSPSRPVSDEEKKILQDMIDNSYEAFVDVIAEGRGMDEKKVRELADGRIYDGLQAREVGLIDEFGYLDDVINAMRNDHNLEGAQVIRYEDSVGFGLGSLFELSAQKFIGQDFEATALMKILGNPNSPRLLYLYSE; translated from the coding sequence ATGAATGGAAAGCGCTGGTTGGCATTAGCCTTAGCTGCAGGATTATTTTTCGTATCTATTGGAGTTAATTTTGTTTCTTCACTACTATTTGGAGACATTTTTTCCGGTTTGGATGTTGAAGAGACGTTCGGAGAAGAGATGCTCGGAGAAGATGTTATTGAAGATGGTAATCCGCTAAGTAAAATAGCGGTGTTAGAAGTTGATGGTGTCATCCAAGATGGGGGAGATGCATCCTCCTTTTTTGAAAGCGTAGGTTATAATCATCAATTTTTTATGGAACAACTTAAGTCGGTGAAAGAGGATTCATCTGTTAAAGGAATTATTTTAAGTGTTAACACGCCAGGTGGCGGGACAGCAGAGAGTGCCCAAATTCATGAGATGTTAGTGAAAATAAAAGAGGAAACAGAGAAACCATTGTATGTTTCCATGGGATCAATGGCTGCATCAGGAGGTTATTATATTTCTGCACCTGCGGATAAAATTTTTGCAAGCCGTGAAACGATGACAGGGTCACTTGGCGTTATTTTACAAAGCATCAATTATTCTGGATTAGCAGAAAAGTATGGAGTCGAATTTGTAACAATCAAGAGTGGACCTTATAAAGATATATTGAGTCCAAGTCGCCCGGTATCCGATGAAGAGAAAAAGATATTGCAAGATATGATAGATAATTCTTATGAGGCCTTTGTTGATGTAATTGCTGAAGGTCGAGGGATGGATGAAAAGAAAGTAAGGGAATTAGCGGACGGTCGCATTTATGATGGACTTCAAGCGAGAGAAGTCGGTTTAATTGATGAATTTGGTTATTTGGACGATGTTATTAACGCTATGCGTAATGACCATAATTTAGAAGGAGCACAAGTTATTCGTTATGAAGACAGCGTTGGGTTCGGGTTAGGCTCACTATTTGAATTGTCAGCTCAGAAATTCATTGGACAGGATTTTGAAGCGACGGCTTTAATGAAAATATTAGGTAACCCTAATTCACCTAGACTATTGTATTTATATTCAGAATAA
- the ald gene encoding alanine dehydrogenase — MRVGVPKEIKNNENRVAMTPSGVVNLIQSGHEVYIETEAGLGSGFTDDVYVQAGATIVSSAKEAWSMDMVMKVKEPLPSEYVFFREGLILFTYLHLAPEPELTKALIENKVVGIAYETVQLPNRSLPLLTPMSEVAGRMSTQIGAQFLEKIHGGKGILLSGVPGVQRGKVTIIGGGVAGTNAAKMAIGLGAQVCIIDLNPDRLRQLDDIFGNDVTTLMSNPYNIEQALMDSDLVIGAVLIPGAKAPKLVTEDMIKKMTPGSVVVDIAIDQGGIFETTDRITTHDDPTYLKHDVLHYAVANMPGAVPRTSTIALTNVTVPYAVQIANKGYKKACLDNEALRKGINTLGGYVTYQAVAEAHDLLYSDVMTLLEQQ, encoded by the coding sequence ATGCGTGTCGGTGTACCGAAGGAAATTAAAAATAACGAGAACCGTGTAGCGATGACACCATCAGGAGTGGTGAATTTAATCCAATCCGGTCATGAAGTATATATTGAGACAGAGGCAGGTTTAGGGTCTGGGTTTACTGATGACGTTTATGTACAAGCTGGGGCTACTATCGTATCATCTGCTAAAGAAGCATGGTCGATGGACATGGTGATGAAAGTAAAAGAACCACTACCGAGCGAATATGTTTTTTTTCGTGAAGGGTTAATTCTTTTTACATATCTTCATCTAGCACCAGAGCCTGAACTAACAAAAGCATTAATTGAAAACAAGGTAGTTGGAATTGCGTATGAAACGGTTCAACTTCCTAATCGTTCACTTCCATTATTAACACCAATGAGTGAAGTAGCTGGTAGAATGTCTACTCAAATTGGTGCGCAATTTTTAGAAAAAATTCATGGTGGTAAAGGAATACTTCTATCTGGGGTACCAGGTGTGCAAAGAGGCAAGGTGACGATCATTGGTGGTGGAGTGGCTGGAACTAATGCCGCTAAAATGGCTATTGGCCTTGGAGCACAAGTTTGTATCATTGACCTTAATCCTGACCGTCTTCGCCAATTAGATGATATTTTTGGAAATGATGTTACAACGTTAATGTCTAACCCTTATAATATTGAGCAAGCTTTAATGGATTCAGATCTTGTGATTGGAGCTGTCCTTATCCCAGGAGCAAAAGCACCAAAGCTTGTAACGGAAGATATGATTAAAAAGATGACTCCTGGTTCTGTCGTTGTTGATATTGCGATTGATCAAGGTGGTATCTTCGAAACAACTGATCGTATTACTACACATGATGATCCAACGTATTTGAAGCATGATGTGTTGCACTATGCAGTAGCGAATATGCCAGGTGCAGTTCCGAGAACATCTACCATTGCTTTAACAAATGTAACGGTACCATATGCCGTCCAAATCGCGAATAAAGGGTACAAGAAAGCTTGTTTAGATAATGAAGCTCTTCGAAAAGGAATCAATACACTGGGTGGATATGTAACATACCAAGCTGTTGCTGAAGCTCATGATTTGTTGTATTCCGATGTCATGACCCTTTTAGAACAGCAATAA
- a CDS encoding DUF2953 domain-containing protein: protein MVWIVGIVTFIFLVIFAIIMTKLTIYISFYHGNDNDHFSLTFQAWGGLIRYKINVPLIKIDEDSASIVLKEEVENESGNGDQTKNEETNKITLKDFLASFHDMKAILEHVIGFNKIVKSFLAKVRVKNIEWQTVIGTGDASSTGVVVGGIWSMKSIIVSIISKAMKLQSMPIMTVHPSFQRMIIQTKFSCMIQFRIGQAIFGGMKIIRYWRGGKVRFKSKSLSMLSGEKHSV, encoded by the coding sequence ATGGTTTGGATAGTCGGGATTGTGACATTCATTTTTTTAGTTATTTTCGCGATCATTATGACAAAATTAACGATTTATATTTCCTTTTATCATGGGAATGATAATGATCATTTTTCCTTAACATTTCAAGCATGGGGTGGATTAATTCGTTATAAAATCAATGTCCCACTCATTAAAATAGACGAGGATTCGGCCTCCATTGTTTTAAAAGAAGAAGTGGAAAATGAGAGTGGTAACGGTGATCAAACAAAAAATGAAGAAACAAATAAAATTACCCTAAAGGATTTTTTAGCAAGTTTCCACGATATGAAAGCCATATTAGAACATGTGATTGGTTTTAATAAAATTGTAAAGTCGTTTTTAGCTAAAGTAAGGGTAAAAAATATAGAATGGCAGACTGTCATAGGGACAGGTGATGCTTCATCAACAGGTGTTGTGGTTGGAGGCATATGGAGTATGAAAAGTATCATTGTAAGCATAATTAGTAAGGCAATGAAACTACAATCCATGCCTATCATGACCGTTCACCCTTCTTTTCAAAGAATGATCATCCAAACGAAGTTTTCATGTATGATTCAATTTAGAATCGGACAAGCTATATTTGGAGGAATGAAGATTATTCGATATTGGAGAGGCGGAAAGGTACGGTTCAAGTCAAAGTCTTTGTCTATGCTTTCTGGGGAAAAGCATTCAGTATGA
- a CDS encoding acetate kinase codes for MAKVIAINAGSSSLKFQLFEMPEEKVITKGIIERIGLKDSIFTISVNEEKQKEVTDIPNHEVAVKMLLNKLTSTGIIESLDEIEGIGHRVVHGGEVFSDSAIITDEVLMKIEELSDLAPLHNPANITGIRAFQQVLPNVPAVAVFDTAFHQTMPESSYLYSLPYEYYKEFGIRKYGFHGTSHKYVSQRAAEMLGRPIEQLRLISCHLGNGASIAAIEGGKSIDTSMGFTPLAGVTMGTRSGNIDPALIPFIMDKTGKSADEVLDVLNKKSGMLGVSGFSSDLRDIEVESEQGNERAELALEVFGNRIHKYIGSYAARMYGVDAIIFTAGIGENSDVIRERVLKGLEFMGVYWDPSRNKVRGAETFINYPHSPVKVLIIPTDEEVMIARDVTRLSH; via the coding sequence ATGGCAAAGGTTATTGCAATCAATGCAGGAAGTTCATCTTTAAAATTCCAATTATTTGAAATGCCTGAAGAAAAGGTTATTACAAAAGGAATCATAGAACGTATTGGATTAAAAGATTCCATTTTTACAATTTCCGTTAATGAAGAAAAGCAAAAAGAAGTAACAGATATTCCAAACCATGAAGTAGCAGTTAAAATGCTATTAAATAAATTAACAAGTACTGGAATTATTGAGTCGCTTGATGAGATAGAAGGGATTGGACATCGTGTAGTACACGGAGGAGAAGTATTTAGTGATTCTGCCATCATTACAGACGAAGTGTTAATGAAAATTGAAGAATTATCTGATTTGGCTCCTTTACACAATCCAGCAAACATTACAGGTATTCGGGCCTTCCAACAAGTATTACCTAATGTCCCTGCAGTAGCAGTATTTGATACAGCATTTCACCAAACAATGCCAGAAAGCTCGTATTTATATAGTCTCCCTTACGAATATTACAAAGAATTTGGTATTCGTAAGTATGGTTTCCACGGAACGTCTCATAAATATGTTTCGCAACGTGCAGCTGAAATGCTAGGTCGTCCAATTGAACAACTTCGCTTAATTTCTTGTCACCTTGGAAATGGGGCAAGTATTGCAGCCATTGAAGGTGGAAAATCGATTGATACATCTATGGGATTCACTCCACTTGCTGGAGTAACAATGGGAACGCGCTCAGGGAATATTGACCCTGCTTTAATTCCATTTATTATGGATAAAACAGGGAAGTCAGCAGATGAAGTATTAGATGTATTAAATAAAAAATCTGGAATGCTAGGAGTTTCTGGATTTTCTAGTGATTTACGTGATATTGAAGTAGAATCTGAGCAAGGAAATGAGCGTGCCGAGCTTGCTTTAGAGGTATTTGGAAATCGTATCCATAAATATATTGGTTCTTATGCTGCTAGAATGTACGGAGTAGATGCGATTATTTTCACAGCAGGAATTGGAGAAAATAGTGATGTAATTCGTGAACGTGTATTAAAAGGACTAGAGTTTATGGGCGTATATTGGGATCCATCTCGTAATAAGGTCCGCGGTGCGGAAACTTTTATTAACTATCCTCACTCACCTGTTAAAGTTTTAATTATTCCAACCGATGAAGAAGTAATGATAGCGCGTGATGTTACACGTTTATCTCACTAA
- a CDS encoding EcsC family protein, giving the protein MSYSEREESILEELERWKSKLYSYETNDLENTYDKWIEAAFSSLPDEVNEKIFQNLDTFLFHLHSLLQGSQMQNDARESILATARVFQDNIAVVEDLRNLTIDQLHYIAEQHAGRHRMYSFIQGGITGTGGFVALGADFPAIAVINLRSIQLISMSYGYDVQTPYEMMTSLKVFHAATLPSRLKAYGWEELITDLNKKETYFFEENDTLTDHSWLEGPIKQLMKGLAISMFRKKRWSGLPLLSMAIGAGVNYQLSRKVTDFAEKYYQYRYLHEKQMVLNNSVEE; this is encoded by the coding sequence TTGAGTTATTCGGAACGTGAAGAAAGCATACTAGAAGAGTTAGAACGTTGGAAATCTAAGCTTTATAGTTATGAAACAAATGATTTAGAGAATACATACGATAAGTGGATCGAAGCTGCTTTTTCTTCATTGCCTGACGAAGTCAATGAAAAGATTTTTCAAAATTTAGATACTTTTCTTTTTCATCTTCACTCCCTTTTGCAAGGATCTCAAATGCAAAATGATGCAAGAGAAAGCATTCTTGCAACTGCGAGAGTTTTTCAAGATAACATTGCGGTAGTTGAAGACTTGCGAAATTTAACGATTGACCAGCTCCATTATATAGCTGAACAGCATGCAGGAAGGCATCGAATGTATTCCTTTATTCAGGGAGGAATAACTGGAACTGGAGGCTTCGTAGCGCTTGGAGCAGATTTTCCTGCGATAGCTGTTATCAACCTTCGAAGTATCCAGCTTATATCAATGTCCTACGGGTATGATGTACAAACCCCTTATGAAATGATGACATCACTAAAAGTGTTTCATGCAGCAACCCTTCCTAGTCGTTTAAAAGCCTATGGCTGGGAGGAATTAATTACTGATTTGAATAAAAAAGAAACATACTTTTTTGAAGAAAATGATACGCTAACAGATCATTCTTGGCTTGAAGGGCCTATAAAGCAGTTAATGAAAGGGTTAGCTATTTCTATGTTTCGGAAGAAAAGGTGGTCAGGATTGCCTTTACTGAGTATGGCAATCGGAGCGGGCGTTAATTACCAATTAAGCCGTAAGGTGACAGATTTTGCAGAAAAATATTATCAATATCGCTATTTGCATGAAAAACAAATGGTATTGAACAACTCAGTAGAAGAATAA
- a CDS encoding NAD kinase, with protein MADRRNMYFYTRSDQETLQHLNGLKDLARKYNFNILDSPDKANIIVSVGGDGTFLQAVRKTGFREDCLYAGISSTGSLSMYCDFQLDDQQKMIQAMLAEEIEIRRYPTIEVKVNDQTSFYCLNEFSLRSGIIKTFVIDVFIDDIHFETFRGDGMLIATPTGSTAYNKSVNGSVVDPMLPCIQVSELASLNNNRYRTLGSSFILSGQRSLSLQVVQDGNDYPTMGMDNEALSIQHVQDIQIGLSGKVIKTVKLKDNSFWEKVKRTFL; from the coding sequence ATGGCAGATCGAAGAAATATGTACTTTTATACAAGAAGTGATCAGGAAACCTTACAACATCTTAACGGTCTAAAAGATTTAGCTAGAAAGTACAATTTTAATATATTAGATTCTCCTGATAAAGCCAACATTATCGTTAGTGTTGGTGGAGACGGGACCTTTTTACAAGCGGTTCGAAAAACAGGCTTTAGAGAAGACTGTTTGTATGCTGGAATCTCTTCAACAGGGAGCTTAAGTATGTACTGTGACTTTCAATTAGATGATCAGCAAAAAATGATTCAAGCAATGTTAGCTGAAGAAATCGAAATCCGACGTTACCCTACCATTGAAGTAAAAGTTAATGACCAAACATCCTTCTATTGTTTAAATGAATTTAGCCTTCGTTCAGGTATTATTAAAACGTTCGTTATTGATGTATTTATTGACGATATACATTTTGAAACATTCCGCGGAGATGGAATGTTAATTGCGACTCCCACAGGAAGCACCGCCTATAATAAGTCTGTGAATGGCTCTGTTGTAGACCCAATGCTTCCATGTATTCAAGTAAGTGAGTTAGCATCCTTAAATAATAACCGGTATCGAACGCTTGGATCCTCCTTTATTTTAAGTGGACAACGAAGTCTATCCCTTCAAGTCGTTCAAGATGGAAACGATTACCCTACAATGGGCATGGATAACGAAGCATTAAGTATTCAGCATGTACAAGACATTCAAATAGGATTAAGTGGTAAAGTAATTAAAACCGTTAAGCTTAAAGACAATTCATTCTGGGAAAAAGTGAAGAGAACATTTTTATAA
- a CDS encoding universal stress protein: MNLSYENILVAVDGSQEAEWAFKKSIEIAKRNDASLTLIHVIDTRSFATVEAYDQTVGQRAERFAQELLGEYENEANEAGVRKVHTLIDYGSPKVIISRDATKKVEADLIVCGATGLNAVERFFIGSVSEHITRSATCDVLVVRTKKD, translated from the coding sequence ATGAACTTATCATACGAAAATATTTTAGTAGCTGTTGACGGTTCACAAGAAGCTGAGTGGGCATTTAAAAAAAGTATTGAAATTGCCAAGCGCAACGATGCAAGCTTGACTTTAATTCATGTCATTGACACAAGGAGTTTTGCTACAGTAGAAGCTTATGATCAAACTGTAGGACAAAGAGCTGAGAGATTTGCACAAGAATTGTTAGGTGAATACGAAAATGAGGCGAACGAAGCAGGAGTTAGAAAAGTTCACACCTTAATTGACTATGGTTCCCCAAAAGTTATTATTTCTAGAGATGCAACAAAAAAAGTAGAAGCTGACTTAATCGTTTGTGGCGCAACAGGTTTGAATGCAGTAGAACGGTTTTTCATCGGTAGTGTGTCCGAGCATATTACCCGCTCTGCAACATGCGATGTGCTTGTCGTTCGAACTAAAAAGGATTAA
- a CDS encoding metal-dependent hydrolase, with product MDISYHGHSVVKIISGGKVILIDPFIKGNELTDLKVEEEAPDVIILTHGHNDHVGDTIELAKKKSALVIANFEIATYLSWQGLQTHGMHIGGAHTFSFGTVKLTQAFHGSSFITDKKEMIYMGMAAGILFKAEGKTIYHAGDTSLFTDMKLIGEYNDIDVAFLPIGDNFTMGPEDAAIASEFLRAKTVVPMHYNTFPPIKQNPQSFIERLPSGNGVIMKAGDEIKL from the coding sequence ATGGATATTTCTTATCACGGTCATTCTGTAGTCAAAATTATTTCCGGGGGAAAAGTAATTTTAATTGATCCATTCATAAAGGGGAATGAACTTACAGATTTAAAAGTAGAGGAAGAAGCTCCAGACGTCATTATTTTAACACACGGTCATAACGATCATGTAGGTGACACAATTGAGCTTGCCAAAAAGAAATCTGCTCTTGTCATAGCAAATTTTGAAATAGCGACCTATTTAAGCTGGCAAGGACTTCAAACTCATGGTATGCACATAGGTGGAGCACATACGTTTAGTTTTGGAACGGTTAAGTTAACACAAGCTTTTCATGGTTCTTCTTTTATAACCGATAAAAAAGAAATGATCTATATGGGAATGGCAGCTGGCATATTATTTAAAGCAGAGGGAAAAACGATTTATCATGCAGGAGACACGTCATTGTTTACTGATATGAAGTTAATTGGAGAATACAATGATATTGATGTTGCGTTTTTACCGATTGGTGATAATTTTACTATGGGTCCCGAGGATGCTGCGATAGCGTCAGAATTTCTTCGAGCTAAAACAGTAGTACCGATGCATTATAATACTTTCCCACCGATCAAACAAAATCCACAATCATTTATTGAGCGTTTACCAAGTGGAAATGGTGTCATTATGAAGGCTGGGGATGAAATAAAGTTATAA
- the ytfJ gene encoding GerW family sporulation protein has product MSDHPIEGLMTTAMESLKEMIDVNTIIGDPVETPDGSVILTVSKVGFGFAAGGSEFIIDSKGDNSGQSSTKQPFGGGSGGGVSITPIAFLIVNANGVQMLHLDENTHLLERILDLAPGVVEKIQGMMSKDDGKKKQHDEKKQDIDL; this is encoded by the coding sequence ATGTCTGATCATCCAATTGAAGGGTTAATGACCACAGCAATGGAAAGCTTAAAAGAGATGATCGATGTAAATACTATTATTGGAGACCCTGTTGAAACTCCAGATGGTAGTGTGATTTTGACTGTCTCAAAAGTCGGGTTTGGTTTTGCTGCTGGTGGAAGTGAATTTATAATTGATAGTAAAGGGGATAATAGTGGCCAAAGTAGTACTAAGCAGCCATTTGGTGGTGGAAGTGGAGGAGGAGTATCAATTACTCCAATTGCTTTTTTAATTGTAAACGCTAATGGAGTTCAAATGCTACACCTCGATGAAAACACTCATTTATTAGAAAGAATTTTAGACTTAGCTCCTGGAGTAGTTGAAAAGATTCAGGGAATGATGTCGAAAGACGATGGAAAGAAAAAGCAACATGATGAAAAAAAGCAAGATATTGATTTATAA
- a CDS encoding class I SAM-dependent methyltransferase: MTSSSVESLFNVLDETALILQEELSITYLEAIAETAENLFQDGILQDELSDISKKRITKKYQEVNLEKFHTEEIRKAYQLSILKGMKENVQQNHQMTPDSIGLMMSYLIGKFLSEHRSFSVLDPAVGTGNLLSTIINGLSPKEISAIGIDVDDLLIKLAFSGANLQKQQVQFFNQDSLEALFVDPVNAVVCDLPVGYYPNDIRASEYELGLKSGHSYAHHLFIEQSVQHTLPGGYLFFLIPNGLFSSQYSEQLHTYLQKHVHIQGVLQLPLSMFKSEQTAKSILIMQKKAEGVKPPKQILLVDLPKLSNHQAMENILVKIDQWFKEYK, encoded by the coding sequence ATGACATCTTCATCAGTGGAATCATTATTTAATGTTTTAGACGAAACGGCACTTATCTTACAGGAAGAGCTGTCGATAACATATTTAGAAGCAATTGCTGAAACAGCAGAAAACCTATTTCAAGACGGGATTCTTCAAGATGAATTAAGTGACATTTCGAAAAAAAGAATAACAAAGAAATATCAAGAAGTAAATTTAGAAAAATTTCATACAGAGGAAATTAGAAAAGCCTATCAACTTTCAATTCTAAAAGGCATGAAAGAAAATGTTCAACAGAATCATCAAATGACACCAGATTCAATTGGTTTAATGATGAGTTACTTAATCGGAAAATTTTTAAGTGAACATCGTTCTTTTTCCGTTCTTGACCCTGCTGTAGGAACTGGAAATTTACTTTCAACTATTATAAATGGTTTATCACCAAAGGAAATATCGGCAATTGGTATTGATGTCGATGATTTATTAATTAAACTAGCTTTTTCTGGTGCAAACTTGCAAAAGCAGCAAGTACAGTTTTTTAATCAGGATTCACTAGAAGCGCTATTTGTTGACCCTGTAAATGCGGTTGTATGTGACTTACCGGTAGGATATTATCCAAATGATATTCGTGCATCTGAATATGAACTAGGTTTGAAAAGTGGTCATTCTTATGCCCACCATTTATTCATTGAACAAAGTGTTCAGCACACGTTACCAGGAGGCTATTTGTTTTTCTTAATTCCTAACGGACTATTCTCCTCGCAATATTCAGAACAGCTACACACATATTTACAAAAGCATGTACATATACAAGGGGTTTTACAACTCCCTCTTTCAATGTTTAAAAGTGAACAAACGGCAAAGAGTATTCTTATCATGCAAAAGAAAGCAGAGGGTGTGAAGCCCCCTAAACAAATACTTCTAGTCGATCTTCCAAAACTATCTAACCATCAAGCGATGGAAAATATTCTTGTGAAAATTGATCAATGGTTCAAGGAGTATAAATAA
- the tpx gene encoding thiol peroxidase gives MANITFKGNQVTLLGNEVKVGDKAPNFTVLANDLSPVTLSDSNGKTRIISVIPSIDTGVCDAQTRRFNEEASKLENVQVLTISMDLPFAQKRWCAANGLENVQVLSDHREVSFGEAYGVHIKELRLLARAVFVIDEKDVVQYVEYVSEATDHPKYDAAIQVAKSTI, from the coding sequence ATGGCGAATATTACGTTTAAAGGAAATCAAGTTACATTACTTGGAAATGAAGTGAAAGTAGGAGACAAAGCTCCGAATTTTACAGTTTTAGCGAATGATTTATCTCCCGTTACTTTAAGTGATTCAAACGGAAAAACTCGAATTATTTCTGTTATTCCATCTATCGATACAGGGGTTTGTGATGCTCAAACACGTCGATTTAATGAAGAAGCATCAAAACTTGAAAATGTTCAAGTATTAACCATTTCAATGGATTTGCCTTTTGCCCAAAAACGTTGGTGTGCTGCGAATGGACTTGAAAATGTTCAAGTGCTGTCCGACCACAGGGAAGTTTCTTTTGGGGAAGCTTACGGCGTACACATAAAAGAGCTTCGTTTATTAGCTAGAGCAGTGTTTGTCATTGATGAAAAGGATGTCGTTCAATACGTCGAATATGTTAGTGAAGCAACAGACCATCCAAAGTATGATGCAGCCATTCAAGTAGCAAAAAGTACGATCTAA
- a CDS encoding CBS domain-containing protein has protein sequence MATKHEQILLYIDSLPVGEKISVRQIAKELTVSEGTAYRAIKDAETKGYVSTIERVGTIRIERKKKENIEKLTYAEVINIVDGQVLGGRAGLHKTLNKFVIGAMKLDAMMRYTGADNLLIIGNRTKAHEQALRAGAAVLITGGFDTDDEVKQLADELELPVISTSYDTFTVATMINRAIYDQLIKKEIVLVEDILTPLENTVFLSLEDEIARWHEQKNTTSHSRFPVVDENMKIQGIVTSKDILGKSHDLMIEKVMTKNPITMHLKTSVASTAHMMIWEGIEVLPVVNDQYKLQGIISRQDVLKALQVIQRQPQVGETIDDTVTNSIRVMENKRGEKLYQFHVSPQMTNGLGTISYGVLTTLMTEAANRALKSLKKGDLVVENMTVYFIKPVQIESNIEIYPNVLEAGRKFGKVDVEVYNEGSIVGKALMTCQLIDRS, from the coding sequence TTGGCAACAAAACATGAACAGATTTTATTGTATATTGACTCATTACCGGTTGGAGAAAAAATCTCCGTTAGACAAATTGCAAAGGAATTAACGGTGAGTGAGGGAACAGCGTACCGGGCCATTAAAGACGCAGAAACAAAAGGCTATGTAAGCACGATTGAACGAGTAGGAACGATTCGTATAGAACGTAAGAAAAAAGAAAATATTGAAAAACTCACGTATGCAGAAGTCATTAACATTGTAGATGGTCAAGTACTTGGGGGAAGGGCAGGCTTACACAAGACGTTAAATAAATTCGTAATCGGTGCGATGAAATTAGATGCTATGATGCGTTATACAGGAGCAGATAATCTTTTAATTATTGGAAACCGAACGAAAGCGCATGAACAAGCATTACGAGCAGGTGCTGCTGTATTAATTACAGGTGGATTTGATACAGATGACGAGGTTAAGCAGCTAGCAGATGAACTTGAGTTACCAGTTATCTCTACAAGCTATGATACGTTTACTGTCGCTACTATGATTAATCGAGCGATTTATGACCAGTTAATTAAAAAAGAAATAGTTCTAGTAGAAGACATTTTAACACCTCTTGAAAATACAGTGTTTCTATCACTAGAAGATGAGATCGCACGATGGCATGAACAAAAAAATACAACCTCCCATAGTCGCTTTCCGGTTGTAGATGAGAATATGAAGATTCAAGGAATCGTCACATCAAAGGATATTTTAGGGAAAAGCCACGACTTGATGATTGAAAAGGTGATGACGAAAAATCCAATTACGATGCATTTAAAAACGAGTGTTGCCTCAACCGCACATATGATGATATGGGAAGGAATTGAAGTATTGCCTGTCGTTAATGATCAGTATAAACTTCAAGGAATTATTAGTCGCCAAGATGTTCTAAAAGCGCTTCAGGTGATCCAACGCCAACCACAAGTTGGTGAGACTATAGATGATACGGTGACGAATTCTATACGTGTTATGGAGAACAAACGTGGGGAAAAGCTTTATCAATTCCACGTGTCGCCGCAAATGACAAACGGCCTTGGAACGATTTCATATGGGGTGTTAACGACTCTTATGACAGAAGCAGCTAACAGAGCACTAAAGTCATTGAAAAAAGGCGACTTGGTTGTAGAGAATATGACGGTCTATTTTATCAAACCCGTCCAAATAGAAAGTAATATTGAAATATATCCAAACGTATTGGAAGCAGGCAGGAAATTCGGAAAGGTAGACGTAGAAGTCTATAATGAAGGAAGCATTGTAGGGAAAGCACTAATGACATGTCAACTAATCGATAGAAGCTGA